Genomic DNA from Desulfuromonas versatilis:
CGACTACGGGGCCAAGGTGGGGCGCGCCGTCTCCCTTGGGGAGGCGCAGAAGGGGATCTTGATCTGCGGTACCGGGATCGGCATGTCCATCGTCGCCAACAAGTTTCCCGGTGTCCGGGCGGCCCTGATCAGCGATGAATTCACCGCGCGCATGTCCAAGGAGCACAACAACGCCAACATCATCGTGATGGGGGGGCGGGTGTTGAGCACCCGGGAGGCTTGCGACATGGTTGCCGCCTGGCTGGACGCCAACTTCGAAGGGGGGCGGCACCAAAGACGCCTGGAAAAAATCGCCCAGATAGAACAGGACGTTCGGCAGGGCAGAATCTAAACGGCTCAAGAGCCGAATGGGCAGGCCGCCGGCCTGCCCATTCGTTTTCCAACCAACTGCAATGACAGGGCGCTTCTAACCTGCCCGGAGGATAAGGAACATGTCCGACATGCTCAATCAATTTGACCCGGAAATCGCCGCCACCATCGTCAGGGAGACCGAACGCCAGGAGTACAACCTGGAATTCATCGCCTCGGAAAACTTCGTCAGCGAAAACGTCCTCGAGGCCCAGGGCTCGGTGCTGACCAACAAATACGCCGAAGGTTACCCCGGCAAGCGCTATTATGGCGGCTGCGAGTTCGTCGACGTGGCTGAGCAGCTGGCCATCGATCGCGCCTGCCAGCTGTTCGGCGCCGAGCACGCCAACGTGCAGCCCCATTCGGGTTCCCAGGCCAACATGGCCGTCTATTTCGCCACCTGCCAGCCGGGAGACACGGTACTGGGGATGAACCTGGCCCACGGCGGCCACCTGACCCATGGTTCTCCGGTCAACTTTTCCGGCAAGTTGTACAACATCGTGCCTTACGGCGTGA
This window encodes:
- the rpiB gene encoding ribose 5-phosphate isomerase B; its protein translation is MFLIASDHGGLELKESIKNFLEGRGIEVRDLGTMNGDSVDYPDYGAKVGRAVSLGEAQKGILICGTGIGMSIVANKFPGVRAALISDEFTARMSKEHNNANIIVMGGRVLSTREACDMVAAWLDANFEGGRHQRRLEKIAQIEQDVRQGRI